A single Actinomadura algeriensis DNA region contains:
- a CDS encoding nuclear transport factor 2 family protein — translation MRPPLPPFTEETARAKVQAAEDAWNTRDPERVALAYTEDSVWRNRDEFFTGRDAIVEFLRRKWDRELDYRLRKELWAYTGNRISVRFEYEWHDADGRWWRSHGNEQWEFADDGLMRRREASINDVRIDPSERRLTD, via the coding sequence ATGCGACCACCGCTTCCGCCGTTCACCGAGGAGACCGCCCGCGCCAAGGTGCAGGCCGCCGAGGACGCCTGGAACACCCGCGACCCCGAACGCGTCGCCCTCGCCTACACCGAGGACTCCGTCTGGAGGAACCGCGACGAGTTCTTCACCGGCCGCGACGCCATCGTGGAGTTCCTCCGCCGCAAGTGGGACCGCGAACTCGACTACCGGCTGCGCAAGGAACTGTGGGCCTACACCGGAAACCGCATCTCCGTCCGGTTCGAGTACGAGTGGCACGACGCGGACGGGCGATGGTGGCGCAGCCACGGCAACGAGCAGTGGGAGTTCGCCGACGACGGCCTCATGCGCCGCCGCGAGGCCAGCATCAACGACGTCCGCATCGACCCGTCCGAGCGCCGCCTCACGGACTGA
- a CDS encoding DUF6158 family protein, with product MTMGIDPRDLPDDDLFRELGHLYETRFETLRHASDQAFEEHTRRTNELEGEYLRRRPVREVDPNRLREGARAR from the coding sequence ATGACGATGGGAATCGACCCCCGGGATCTCCCCGACGACGACCTGTTCCGCGAGCTCGGCCACCTGTACGAGACCCGGTTCGAGACGCTCCGCCACGCGTCCGACCAGGCGTTCGAGGAGCACACCCGGCGGACGAACGAGCTGGAAGGCGAGTACCTGCGCCGCCGTCCGGTCCGGGAGGTCGACCCCAACCGTCTCCGCGAGGGTGCCCGCGCGCGCTGA
- a CDS encoding TetR/AcrR family transcriptional regulator: MDRQEAETRLLDAAESLFYRRGVQAVGMDDLRTASGVSLKRLYGTFPSKEALVTAYLERRDLRWTADLERYVATRDDRVAAVFDWLGEWFASGDFHGCAFINAYGELGEGAAPVASAARAHKERLRRFLHGLVGDDVLAAQLVMLVDGAIVSAAMNGDPGAAATAREAAEALVRRR; encoded by the coding sequence ATGGACCGGCAGGAGGCCGAGACCCGGCTGCTGGACGCCGCCGAGTCGCTGTTCTACCGGCGGGGCGTCCAGGCGGTCGGCATGGACGACCTGCGGACGGCGTCGGGCGTCTCGCTGAAGCGGCTGTACGGCACGTTCCCCTCCAAGGAGGCGCTGGTGACGGCGTACCTGGAGCGGCGGGACCTGCGCTGGACCGCCGACCTGGAGCGCTATGTCGCCACGCGGGACGATCGGGTCGCCGCCGTGTTCGACTGGCTGGGCGAGTGGTTCGCGAGCGGCGACTTCCACGGATGCGCGTTCATCAACGCGTACGGCGAACTGGGCGAGGGCGCGGCGCCGGTGGCGTCCGCTGCACGCGCGCACAAGGAACGGCTGCGGCGCTTCCTGCACGGACTGGTCGGGGACGACGTGCTGGCCGCGCAACTGGTGATGCTGGTGGACGGGGCCATCGTGTCGGCCGCGATGAACGGCGACCCCGGCGCGGCGGCGACGGCCCGCGAGGCCGCGGAAGCGCTGGTCAGACGCAGGTGA
- a CDS encoding bifunctional phosphatase PAP2/diacylglycerol kinase family protein: MLRRLGRADRWAFDRVAAAHLPGLEYVLPRLSRFADNGVLWFTTAGVLGLAGRPALRRAALRGAIGIAVASPAVNIIGKHAFRRKRPVVDLVPPIRIRWKLPTSHAFPSGHSASAAAFATGVALEAPAAVAAPVAATAAAVAFARVYTGAHYPGDVLAGVGIGALAAAGTRVVWPPRPPAARIGPGGAEEVRVDAEGRGIVAVVNAGSGDGSSGVLPTAADTAIGLLERELPEAEIVRLDPDDDVDKATGEAAARAEVLAVVGGDGTVNAGARAALRHDVPLLVVPGGTFDHFSRAYGIESPADAIAAYRSGRLGRVDVGSVQGPEEEQFFLNTASFGAYAEIVDRRERLERRIGKWPALAVAAVRTLHRSEPVELDVDGHRRRVWLAFVGNCVYGSPGAAPTWRSRLDDGRLDIRMVTTGRRVPRARAVLAVLAGHLPLMPGYRAWRAGGLELWPPAGGLRLARDGEVSTMAGTVRFGKHPRALAVFCPAG; encoded by the coding sequence CACCACCGCGGGCGTCCTCGGGCTCGCCGGACGTCCGGCGCTGCGGCGCGCCGCGCTGCGCGGGGCCATCGGGATCGCGGTGGCGAGCCCGGCGGTGAACATCATCGGCAAGCACGCGTTCCGCCGGAAACGGCCCGTCGTGGACCTGGTGCCGCCGATCCGGATCCGCTGGAAGCTGCCGACCTCGCACGCGTTCCCGTCCGGCCATTCCGCCTCGGCCGCCGCGTTCGCGACGGGGGTGGCGCTGGAGGCGCCCGCCGCCGTGGCCGCGCCCGTCGCGGCGACCGCGGCCGCCGTCGCGTTCGCCCGCGTCTACACCGGCGCCCACTATCCGGGCGACGTGCTCGCGGGCGTCGGGATCGGCGCGCTCGCCGCCGCCGGGACGCGCGTCGTGTGGCCGCCGCGCCCGCCCGCGGCCCGCATCGGCCCGGGCGGCGCCGAGGAGGTGCGCGTCGACGCCGAGGGCCGCGGGATCGTCGCGGTCGTCAACGCGGGCTCGGGCGACGGCTCGTCCGGGGTCCTGCCGACGGCCGCCGACACGGCGATCGGGCTGCTGGAACGCGAACTGCCCGAGGCCGAGATCGTCCGGCTCGATCCGGACGACGACGTCGACAAGGCGACCGGGGAGGCCGCCGCACGCGCCGAGGTCCTCGCCGTCGTGGGCGGTGACGGAACGGTGAACGCGGGCGCGCGCGCAGCGCTCCGGCACGACGTGCCCCTGCTCGTGGTGCCCGGCGGCACGTTCGACCACTTCTCCCGTGCGTACGGGATCGAGAGCCCGGCGGACGCGATCGCGGCCTACCGCAGCGGACGCCTGGGCCGTGTGGACGTCGGGTCCGTGCAGGGCCCCGAGGAGGAACAGTTCTTCCTCAACACCGCGAGCTTCGGCGCCTACGCCGAGATCGTCGACCGGCGCGAGCGCCTCGAACGGCGGATCGGCAAGTGGCCCGCGCTCGCCGTCGCCGCCGTCCGCACCCTGCACCGCTCGGAGCCGGTCGAGCTGGACGTGGACGGGCATCGGCGGCGCGTCTGGCTCGCGTTCGTGGGGAACTGCGTCTACGGCTCGCCCGGTGCCGCCCCCACCTGGCGGAGCCGGCTCGATGACGGCCGCCTGGACATACGTATGGTCACGACGGGCCGGAGGGTGCCGCGTGCCCGCGCCGTCCTCGCCGTCCTGGCCGGTCACCTGCCCCTCATGCCGGGATATCGCGCGTGGCGGGCCGGGGGCCTGGAGCTGTGGCCGCCCGCGGGCGGGCTGCGGCTGGCCAGGGACGGCGAGGTGTCGACGATGGCGGGCACCGTCCGGTTCGGCAAGCATCCGCGCGCGCTGGCCGTCTTCTGCCCCGCCGGGTGA
- a CDS encoding VanW family protein, with protein MGRTRRRHYRRYRADQRALRVHFRRWWPFVVGALVANGMLVATYLWAPREPAASAVPVPDRAAVRWTAPAERPMSTFTTRFERGEPRVRNIEIAARRLDGAVVRPGATFSFNEVVGPRTRDRGYVPAPVIMGSRLVKDIGGGICQVSSTLYNAVFRAGLDIRKARAHTMWMPEYPDGREAAVAYPGLDFRWRNDTDDSVRIEVEYTDSSLTVSLWGERRYDVRSQTSERYDRTPYGTEVGYGSKCVPTTGREGFEIDVWRVLLENGRKVRREKYHTEYQPQPAVTCV; from the coding sequence GTGGGACGGACCCGGCGCCGTCATTACCGCCGATACCGTGCGGACCAGCGGGCGCTGCGCGTCCACTTCCGGCGCTGGTGGCCGTTCGTCGTCGGCGCGCTCGTCGCCAACGGAATGCTGGTGGCGACGTACCTGTGGGCGCCGCGCGAACCCGCCGCGAGCGCGGTCCCCGTCCCCGATCGCGCCGCGGTGCGGTGGACGGCCCCGGCGGAACGCCCGATGAGCACCTTCACGACCCGTTTCGAGCGGGGCGAACCGCGCGTCCGCAACATCGAGATCGCGGCCCGGCGGCTGGACGGCGCGGTCGTGCGGCCCGGCGCGACGTTCTCGTTCAACGAGGTCGTGGGCCCCCGTACGCGCGACCGCGGTTACGTCCCCGCGCCCGTCATCATGGGTTCCCGGCTGGTGAAGGACATCGGCGGGGGCATCTGCCAGGTCAGCTCGACCCTGTACAACGCCGTCTTCCGTGCCGGGCTCGACATCCGGAAGGCGCGCGCGCACACCATGTGGATGCCCGAGTACCCGGACGGGCGCGAAGCCGCCGTCGCCTATCCCGGACTCGACTTCCGCTGGCGCAACGACACCGACGACTCCGTGCGCATCGAGGTCGAGTACACCGACTCGTCCCTCACCGTCAGCCTGTGGGGCGAACGCCGTTACGACGTCCGCTCGCAGACGTCCGAACGGTACGACCGCACCCCCTACGGCACGGAGGTCGGGTACGGCAGCAAGTGCGTCCCCACGACCGGCCGCGAGGGTTTCGAGATCGACGTCTGGCGCGTCCTGCTGGAGAACGGCCGGAAGGTGCGCCGCGAGAAGTACCACACCGAGTACCAGCCGCAGCCCGCGGTCACCTGCGTCTGA